ggagtaaaatggaaaaaaaccgacattttgccatcttttagtgcgtcttgcttctacggcgcacaaatggcaacaaaaacgacatgataactttattctatgggttggtacgattactacgatgccaaacttgtttaggtttttttttactatactcctctttttttttttaaaagacataaaatttttttcaattattttctgtcgtcattttgtgcgcgcaataactttttttatttttccgtcgacgtagttgagcaaggtctcattttttgcgggatgtcctgtagtttctgatagtaccattttggaatacatatgactttttgatcgctttttattgcgttttttcttggagacagggtaactaaaaaagtgcatttctggcgttcttcattttttgtttcggacgacgttcaccgtgcgggaaaaattatgtgctactttgatagatcggacttttacggacgcggcgatatcaaatacatatttttaatttattatttagattttttaataatagatatggcaaaaggggggtgatttaaacttttacaactttttttttttttcaattaaaaaaaaactttattgattcttttttttactttactttgaagtccccctgggggactttaagatgcgatgctttgatcgctcctgcagtatgacgtaatgctatagcattacgtcatactgctttttgacaggcagcctatgaagccaccccacggggatgacttgataggcagtctgctaaggcagccctggggcctttcattaggcccccggctgccatgatacgtgcatggctcccccgatctcaccgcgggggggccgtgcgggacccccgaacatcgttcgggggatttaaatgccgctgtcagaattgacagcggcgtttaaatggttaatagccgcgatcggccgcgcggccgctcgcggctattgcccgcggatgtcagctgttataaacagctgatgcccgcactgtatgaagagaggttgccacgcaacctctcttcatacataccccgacgctccatgacgtaccaggtacgtcattggtcgttaaggggttaattccctGTTTCTTGTATCTGAAGGCAGGATAAGGCTGCATGTACGTCGGCGAGAGTGCAAATCAGACCCATATTACAGTCATAAATGTGCGAGTTTCAAGCTTGGCGATAAGTTCCCacaataaaaatgtgcaatttgTATGCTGTACTATGCGGTTTTCACATGTGTGGAAAAGAAAAATtgctgaaatggggaaaaaaaacaaaacaaaaaccctcCCGTCCCAAAATTACAGACCCTTAAATCCTATTTAGACACATAGATTAGCGCTCCAAATTCGTTAGAACGATAAAAGTCagcaatggttttgcttttaaaggacGGGTTTTCCTAACAAAAATCGTTGGAACATGTTGGGCTTTTCAGTCGTTGTGTAAGGTTTGCATTGAAAACGcgccgaaaaaaaaaattgcctaatGATGTCATTTTGACCAAATGAAAAGCAAacggccgaatgatggattttaagcggactgaaagtggaacgatgagcgaatctttttttttttttttttttaaagggattttatttagccagaaatTAACAAGCATACAGACATGGATAACTGGCACCACAGGTGTCAGGCTCAGCAGGTAATACATTGCATGAAAAAGAGGGTAGAAGTGACCTTTTGCCTGCATACATACACATATTTCTTCTTAGCATGTTATGCCTGGCtagtattttttatttctttcgtgtcccccccccccccccttaaactcTAACTTTAATCTTATCGGTTATTACTAAACAGCAGTTTAACCTTAGAATAGATCATCTGTGAACAATCAGGAGAGCAAAAACTTGAATTTAGACTCCCCCACCCCCTTGGCGCGGCTCTCTTAAGAAGAACTGTGAGAATAGAGGAgtattataaagaaaaaaagttttctgaGCATAGGGTTTTAATGTAGAGAGCAGATTGAACAGGTGTCtctctttttccttctctctccctcactcccccccccccccccccctaccacctGGCTTGGCTCTCCTGACGCTGTCGCGGGGCAACTCACCCAGCCGCCCCAGatcttgtcgaatttttcagggcaccccctggccatgtaTGTCAGTGTGTACATTGGGATTTCGGCATTAACGACCCGGACCCATGCGCTCCTAGTCGGCTTCCCGGGATGTTTCCAGTTAAGTAGGATCacttttttgcataaaagagTAGCAGTTTGTACAGTGCACGTGTTGCTGCGGCCACCGGTAGGTCCcccacaagcccaaagaggcatgttccaggatgcatgatcctcggtgcCCTTAGATGTGTTTCCATGAAGACCAGTACGTCTCTCCAATATTCCTGTAGGACTGCGCACTCCCAGAGCACatgcatgaccgtcccatccgcCACCAAACATCGCGGGCACGTTGCAGTAGGGAGCAGGCCCATTGTGCACAGCCTGGAGGGGGTGTAGTATATGCGGTGCAGAAACTTAACCTGGATGAGcttgtctctagcgctaaccaggGGAGGGACCAGATCCCCCCAatatatcctcatcctcccctgaGGTCAGGTCGGGGATGACCCCCTCCCATCTCTGTACGGCCCTCTCGCCTAGCGGGGCCAGGTATTGCGCTGTATGGGCATAAAAACTGGACAGCGGTTTGACAAGGttgcacatctgcgccaggctCTCCAGCCATGTAATGGATAGCGGGATAGACAAACCCCCAAACTGAGCCCTGGCTACATCCCGCAACTGATAGTACCTAAAGTAGGAGTTTTCGGGCAGGCCATGGGCTATCCGTAGCTGCATAAAGGTGCAGAACTTGCCCTCGCTGACTATGTCAGAGAGGACATTGATGCCCCGGCGTCTCCAAAAGGCGGACTCCGGGaagcgctggaagtgtggcagtttAGGGTTATTCCAGAGGGGTGTGTGTGGGGATCGCGCAGTCTCCTCTGTAGTGGACAGGCTCGTGACCCGTTGCCAGACCTCCAGTGTCACCAGCATGGGAGTGGGTAGAAGGCCAATCgaggatgaggggccgctcagtaGCAGCCCCCGTAGATTCtgagcagggtccaccattctacgttccAGGCCCACTGCCGGGTTGTAATTTGACGAGCATAGCCACCATCCCGCGTATACTAGCTGGCTGGCCAGGTAGTAATAATAGAAATGTGGTAGGGCTAGTCCCCCTCCGTTCGACGGGAGGCACAGAGTCTCCAACCTAATCCTGGGtgtagtgcccctccacagtatgcGCAGCACGATCCCACGGAGCTTGATAAAGAATTTTTTGGGGACTAAAATAGGGGAGTtgtgcagtatatacaggaattttggtagcagtttcatttttagcaggtttattctgcccaccagcgtGAGCGGGAGGGAAGCCCAGCGTGTCGCCACCTCCTCAGCCCAGTCCAGGAGAGGGACCAGGTTGGAGTTGTAAAAAGCGAATAGTTCCCCTGAGACCTTTATGCCCAAgtaggtggtctgggttgtccaaCTCAGCGGGGCGGGCAGAGGGAGCTAGGCGGCCGCAGGGTCCATCGCCAGTAAATGGGTCTTGTCCCAGTTAACCTTAATGCCAGAGTGTGTGCCGAATGCGCCAAATATAGCCAGGGCTGCGTTTAGAGACGCCTCCGGGTCTTGAAGGAAGAgaagggtgtcatctgcatagagcgctatgcgctcttcgtaattgttcagtttaaatcccttcactgttggtgacgttcggatttggatcgctagaggctctatggcgagggcaaacaaggcgggggacagagggcagccctgtcttgtgcctctGCTCAAGgagaactgggcagaaacatgtatATTAGTTTTAATGTTGGCCACCGGGGAGTCGTATAGGATCTCGATCCATTTAATAAAGGTCGGCCCGAATCCGAACCGCCGCATCACTGCCCATAAGATGAGCGAATCTTTAACGAAAACTACACGACGGGCGCAAGAAAgacacgattatcacttaaacaatggcttttgagcgaatttcgagtgataattgttgcgtctaaatcagcctttagggtCAGTTTAGAGCAATCGATTTATTGTCTGAACAAgggaacaatgtcagagttcggtTGTTCGTTGTGCGGCCTGTCTATACAGCCAGATACATCATTGACATCGTTCAGTAGTGCAAGTCCATGAGAAGGACTCAACGAGCGCCATTTAAATGGAAGGATTAGTGAACGGGCCAACCatgacttttatgcctgcagaaacggaACGAAGGGAAAACGAACAATTTGTCGTTcggtcgttggctgcatttaatGACCATCATTCATTTTGGCTCagttgaacgataatcgtctgtGTAAAGAGGCCCCAAGTCTCCTTATAGCGGTCACTTGAGACGCTACCACACAGCCTTGTAGCCCCTTCCCAGGCTCTGCCTCCATGACAGAAGGTTCCTCCCCGACTCCCTTGCCTTCCTTTTGCAGTTTGGCTATTACTTTACTTTTAACCCTTCCAGTAGAGATGTTTGCATCAGGTCCAAAGAAATGTATCTTGTGGAGGGTCACCTGTTTATTTCACACAGCATCTTGATATACAACAGGGCTCTTGTCCACAGGTGAATTTTTACTGCGTTCtcacggcgataatccagccagggggaacgcagtgaacactttccatagcattgctatggaaagcacagccccctgtccacgagtggagaatcagtgcgattctccactcgcgggcggcaaatcacagcatgctgcaaattgccgcggtgagcctatctgtcagatggatctccacagtgagcctgccggctcctgctcctgggcggtggCTCCCATGGCGAATTTCGCAAGGCCCGTGGTCAGGCAGCCTTACAATGTGCTTCATTTTCCATTTGTTCCCCTTATtgtaaatttaaagaaaaaaaaaacaaatgtaaaataaaagtgCTGAACTCTGGGATTTTGTTCCTAGCTTCTACCGCCCTCCGCACCATAAATATGGTGACAACGGGTTGTCTCATGAATGCCATCCTCATCCATATGCATGAGGGCCTCATATTTACATTTGTTTTACTTAGGTTTTCAAACTTACAATTAAAAGGACCAGAAACGAGTAGGATAGATCAGCACTAAAACTCCTTGAGGGCCCTTTCACAAGGGCTTGGTGTTAGTGCAGgcgcagccaaaaaaaaaaaaaacgcacacagCTATGCTGCACTAAAAATCATGTCAATGGACAATTTTTCACAGGCAGAAGACCCGAGCTTTAGATGTATGAAAAAACGCCCAGTCGCTGAAGCAGCGGGTTGCTTAAGAAAAGTACCAccacatcacctaagaggcagtGGCCTCAGCCACACCACTTCTTcgcagctccggcacacttgcttgtagttttcggCCAACACTTCCTGGTCAGAAGTTCAAaaactccgcctccaggaagcgctggctctgattggttctcgagtgcaacagctcagccaatcactgcagcgctcgatgaaccaaccacagccatcgcCATGGGTCGTGAATTACTAACAGATGCCTCATTGCTAAAAACTAAGGCAGCTCCACTCCCCCCCTTCCCATTGTGCTCTAGAATACGGGATGTACGGACTTGAATACTTGATGGTGCCAATACACGATACAATGGAAGCTGTTGAGGCTATCTGCCCTCCGCCAGGGACGGAGTATCCTTCTGTGTACACTGTGCTTATGCAGCAGGAGGTCCGTGGTGTTCTACGGGTTCTTTAGTACATCTCATACCTTAGTATCAGTCACATGCTTTGCACTTCTCCCTTGCTTCCCAGATTCTCCCACTTTTGCTATGATTTTGGACAGATAGCTGCTGCGGAGTTTTGCAGCAAATAGCGTCCGCAGCttactatgggaaatcgattcttcctgcacacttatgGAAGCCAACTGCAGTttccgcaagcagaagaaaaatcgcagcctgctccatTCTTGTGTGCGGATTCTACACAGATGGCTTCAAATTatgttaatggaagccgtccgatcagcGGCCCTTTCACAATGACACGGCGGACAGGTTGCGGGAAAAgcaagagttttaaaaaaagacacggattacttaccggtagtcccttttccaggagtcatcacgacggccccattacatatggaggttgccctctgacccaggtagggacaggaagagtttaaaagcacctccctttccacccgtgcttcagtgacttataaatcattacggtggacaatgtttactaaaccaaattttacctttattcggtcagatttacatttaaagaacataaattattcttaaaggggagggaactatgggccgtcgtgatgactcctggaaaagggactaccggtaagtaatccgtgtctttccagagcgtcatcccgacggccccattacatatggagtataccaaattatacgtggccctagggtgggaccactgcctgaaggactttacgtccgtaactcaggtctttgtccgactggacgttaaccctgtaatgtcgggtaaatgtatgtatactcgaccaggtcgccgccttgcagatctgctcggcagacgcctggcctttttctgcccaagaggaggaaagagagcgagtggagtgagctctaatttttcccggagggtcgagacccctggctttatatgcctcttggatggcggtcttgatccacctcgcgatggtgctcttagttgccgtctttccttttgccagcccctgaaattgaatgaagaggttattatttttacggaaagagcgggtggcctctaggtacgctagaacagctctcctaacgtctaggttatgaaattctctctctttctcgttacggggattttgacagaaggagggcagagtgatcgtctgctccctatgaaattttgacactaccttcggaaggaaggctgggtctagtttgaaggtaatcctgtcgtcttgtattaccatgtatggttcaatacaatgtaatgcttgcaattcccctattctccgagccgatgttatggcaactaaaagggtaacttttagtgtgAGCATCCTCAAGGGgagttgtgagaggggttcgaagggggattggcaaaagctagttaagactatatttaggtcccaggtaggaaaggtttctctaacaaagggtcgaagccgttctgcccctttgagaaacctacgcacccagcagtgttctgccaagggaaaatctagataggaccctagtgctgctgtatggactttaagggttctaggactaaggcctttttctaggcctgcttgcaaaaattccaggattacgggaatgtcaattcctgggattttccctggctctattttacagaactctgtgaattttttccatatcctatcgtagatagctatcgtgataggtttacggctttttgttagggtagtaattacattatgggagagtcccttcccacgcagtatcatgctttcagcatccatgctgctagcttcaatttctcgacccctgggtatgttagtgggccctggaggagaagatcttctacggctggtagtaggaatggaccccggatcgccaaggcttttagcaggggataccagggccttttgttccacataggggcaactagtatgactgacgcccggctggtttggattttcctgagggtgcgggggatcagtgggaagggaggaaaggcgtaggctaggtccatgtcccagctttgggacagggcgtctaccccgcgtggattgtctctggggttcagcgagtaaaagtcctggcactttgaatttctcttcgtggcgaacaggtctatctgcggttctccccactggcagattagttggtcgaagactcgctgattcagtccccattctcctggatggatgctctgtctgctcaggaagtcggcagcgacgtttgtggacccttttaagtggatcgctgagagggacagcacgttggattccgcccagcggagtatctctgttgccagtcgttgcaggtgtgggtgtcgcgttcccccctggtgacgaacaaatgacagagctgtcatattatcggttaggattttgacatgccttccttttataaggggttctgccgcctgaagggcttcccagattgcccttagttctctgaaattggatgagcgtttagctacttgggggtcccaaatcccctgtagattttggtcggctacttgggctccccatcccgttttgctggcatctgttgtgatgggtacggtagattcttgtgaccaagaggtacctttgcttaggttcctctgtgaggtccaccagcgtagggactctttgactcggacggacaggctcaccttcttatccagggatgtctgccgtttgtcccagttggcaaggataaatccttgtaattgccgggtatgggcttgtgcccatgggactatctgaatgcaagccgtcaggatgcccagcaccttcattgtttctctaatggaaaccgccgtagtctgacagaaggattttactctttgggtgaggtcttccttcctagatgatggaagccgggattcctggatgtgggagtctagcgcaatgacccctaggtccttaagttcctgaacgccttttatgaggttcccttgttcctgtagggaccccggggaggttataaggaatctcctagggggtagcgagtggaattcaatttggtaccctacttcgattattcggagtacccaggggttagacgttaccccttgccactggcttaaatagcccgctaatctaccccctgtttgttcaggggagggttggacttccttaccccgacctcccttggggtacgaccatcttccagtcttccctttccctttaacttcgggaggaggctggcgcgtcctcttcgggaaggatggtttcctgaacggttgtctgtcaggcagggttttactcttgtcgccgactttttccaggattttgtccaggacgggcccaaacatatattccccttggaaggggatggcgcagagcttatttttggatgtaatgtctgcggcccaagtcttcagccatagtgcccttctcgctgagttgctgaggactccggtttttgccccgtatcttaccgtctccgctgatgcgtcagccaggaaggcggtagccatttttaagagggggagacagctggccaactcctctctgggggcccgatcctttatggaggcttctagcctgtttagccagagcgtcatggatctagccactgaggttgaggctatgttagcctcgatggtgagggatgttgcctcccaggctttcttcattaatccgtcgatttttttatccatcggatcggatagctgggaggtgtcctcgaagggcaagagggtcttcttggccacttttgcgatctggatgtccaccttgggggtttccctgtacaggcggacgtcctcggtagcgaatgcgagccggtttcggatctcttttggaacagtgatccttttttccggttcctgccattcatctgtgatcacttgttgcagcgtctggttgactgggaacatgatctttcttctagatcggaggccgccaaacatctcatcctggattgttctcggcgggttatcttcctcaatttgcattgtttccctcaccgccttgatgaggtgcgcaatgtcgcttgatgagaagtaatatttcttctcgtcttctatgggaaccggtgggtcctctaattccccttcggataggagctccagcgattcaccggagatcgaactcgccgactcggtctgtctaggtcttttagggacccgtgacggacctggctgggcctggggaagggacgccatggaagcctgcagctcttcccttatcatgcagcggatatcggatttgaatgctgctttctcctctgcgagaattttccccgtgcatctgtgaaggcagagcaattcactgttatagcagtgcaagcgttggattcaggagcattacttgcggtaatacactcactcctcgcataggggttttttatagctctcctcgagccttttgttgcagaggacgcattttttcgattttttcctcgggtccattttctttggaccctccttatccatctacccatgaaagtgggggagaggggagacaagaaagggaacatatatgcatccgctgtacaagtgaccatttgcgcatgttttggcgtatagcctacttacagttggtagggtgtcattctctccctcacgtgctgagctgtcgcaggtagacatactcacatacacttgtctggcagtcagcaggaacctccatggagtttagcctgcttttatggggaggattttcgaatttggcgccatttccgggttttcgccagtagccacgccccctacgttgtgcgcgtgacgtcaccacgccggatgacgtcaccgctatgcgcccgaggtccagggaggccgccgctgccgttcccctgccaggaggaactatcccatcacagcagcggcggcccgaacatgcgatccgcgcgagggagaccagcgctactaggcgactgacggctccgtcggcggcgcaggtcggggatgcagggactcttgagtgtgcggccccgacctctacccctccaggggggccgcacagcgtgcggtaagtatttctttgcggtaagtcttcttgcctccgcagcttcctatctcctgcagctctggagctgctcctctgtcccaccgtagggacaggaagacactgaagcacgggtggaaagggaggtgcttttaaactcttcctgtccctacctgggtcagagggcaacctccatatgtaatggggccgtcgggatgacgctctggaaaaatatatatattatatctgtactgcacatcagacggcgagccgtgcgcAGCACAGATGAAAATGGAAGCATGCCCGGCTGctgctggcagagccggattTCGCATGCGTGTGCAGGGGGCCCAACTTTTACCAGATGTCCCACTTGTTATAACCCGACTGCAGACTTCTTGTTAACAGATTgccttataggtttttttttcctggtttTTGAAACTTACACAGTTTGTATTCTGCATTACATGGAGAATcagttatggaaaaaaaaaacaaaaccccacaaACTAACTGACTTTTTGGCCCAGTGATTTTTCACGGgctgtggttaaaaaaaaaaaaaaagttgcagccagcatgtcctattgtggCCAGATTCCTGGATGAGGTGGACAGCGAGCTGGCTGCTGTGCACGACGCCCAAGAATCCCTGGTACAACTCGCACTCGGCAGTGTGACAGCGTGGCAGTCGGCTGGCGGAGCTGTTGGGCGCTCCCACGCTGGTATGGTACTTCTATAAGGGACAGTTATTGGGCCCCAATACTCCTCCGAGCGCTCGTTTGCCGGACACCCAGACAGATAGAATGTCCAAAGACCAGCCGAAGAATGAGAAAATGTTTGTTCATTAGCTGATGGTTTAGCGTttgctgattggctgtacatcTCTGCGTGTGAACGGCGAGATCTACAGCCGGCTTATAGGGATCGGACTTACAACAGTTTTTACACGTAACCTGACTTTTGGCCAGTGTGAAAGGCTATAAACCGCGTGCCGTCATCATAGGTGTCAATTGGCGCTCGTTGGGTTGGGCCAACAACTCAGCCAGTCAAAAGTGACCAAAAGCGGGAAGAATTTTTTCTCCCCTGCAAAGCATACCCCAAAATATCAACCTAACCCTACTGAACATATACAAAAACGAAGACGCTTTATACAGAGGATACGTTTTCCTACGGAGCCTGGCTTGTGTGCAGCTCACCTGGCGCAGGGACTAAATGTCCGCGGTTACAGATTGGCGCTGACTTATTACATGCCACCCTAACAACAACAATCTATGAGCCTACTGTGCTTACTGACAAGTACCGGATCCGAAAGCGGATAGACAGTTAGGGAAGTATGAGAGTGGAGTTCAGAGCACACATGGGACACCGGCAGGGTACCAGCGAAGACAGCCTTGACTCATTCTCCGCCCCAGCCAATCAAATTGTGAGTGTGCAGCTTGagtccacccattcttctggtggagacaagatacaacagtgccaatttctgctgccttaacaccctgCGCCAAACATAACCCCGTACATTACATTTTCGCTGCCCACTCTGGGCAGATTTGCCACTGAAATTTCACGTAGTCCCTCCGCACAGATAATCCGCGgagtttacagtagcagcaaagtgtcatgggatttttaaaaaatcgtgtTAGCACGCTGCGGAAAACGATTTTTAGCACAAATTGACATGCGAAATGTAATACAAAGTCCGTCACAGCGGCAGGGAGTTACTGCAGAAGTTGCCTCTTCAAATGGTGCATTTTTAATGGCGTTTTTGTGCTTTTGAAtgcctgctgcagacattccgcaagTAGCAGACATTCTCTAGTAGCAAGACTGTCTATGTTGCTGCTAGCAACCAATCAAcattcagctttcatttcttaaaccgCTCTGATAAAATGAAAtcttcgctgtgattggctgctgtggacaACATGGGCAGTCTTACCATTAGGCAGGTTCGGTCGTCTCTGCAGGTGACTGCTCCCTCGGCCAGTCTGTGCACATACCGCGCTCTCTGCAGGACGTGCAGTACAAGGCAGCAGCCGTGACAACTACACACACAGGAGCCAGCACATAACTTACCATAGTGATCCCCTCTCAGCCACATCACACTTCCTGATGAGGCGCTCCGGTTACGTCACCTCCGCCCTGCACCCGCTTTAGTCTCTCTTGGATTTGCACAGCGGCCATTTTCTTGTAGTCCAACTGTCATTGACTTATAAAGGCTTGGGCAGCGGCTGCGGTAACAGTGTGGCGGACACTCATAGGCTGCGAGGATTCTGCCCGTTGTTGCTATGTGCCGTGATGCGGTCTCGCAATGAATTTTGATTGGCTGTGAAGTACAAACGAAAGTCGCGGCTTCTATGTCGGAAGCGGAGAGTTCCGTCGCTTAGTGAGGTAGGAGCGGGTATCCTGTGCATGGTGGAGGCTGGCAGTGGCAGCAGCTCTGCTGGTAGCACTGTGGGGAGGGTGCTGCGAGGCCTCACAGTGACTTGTGCGGAGGGATACCTGAGAACTATTTAGCATGCCCCTCATTATATACACCGTACCCCCTAGCGacctatttacaacaccagggaCATTGTGCGTATACTACCCGGCAAGAAACTGCGGAAAGCTCCTTAAACTGCAGTTTACCAATATTTTCCTGCTGTAGCGCCACACTTGTCCTGAGGTTGTAACCGGTATTGCTGCTCAGTTCTAATAAAATGAATG
This region of Eleutherodactylus coqui strain aEleCoq1 chromosome 5, aEleCoq1.hap1, whole genome shotgun sequence genomic DNA includes:
- the LOC136627668 gene encoding lamina-associated polypeptide 2, isoforms alpha/zeta-like, whose product is MIREELQASMASLPQAQPGPSRVPKRPRQTESASSISGESLELLSEGELEDPPVPIEDEKKYYFSSSDIAHLIKAVRETMQIEEDNPPRTIQDEMFGGLRSRRKIMFPVNQTLQQVITDEWQEPEKRITVPKEIRNRLAFATEDVRLYRETPKVDIQIAKVAKKTLLPFEDTSQLSDPMDKKIDGLMKKAWEATSLTIEANIASTSVARSMTLWLNRLEASIKDRAPREELASCLPLLKMATAFLADASAETVRYGAKTGVLSNSARRALWLKTWAADITSKNKLCAIPFQGEYMFGPVLDKILEKVGDKSKTLPDRQPFRKPSFPKRTRQPPPEVKGKGKTGRWSYPKGGRGAGKRKDGN